One Paenibacillus sp. SYP-B4298 genomic window, CAGTAGGCACTTCATTCAACGATGATGCTGTATTCGAGGAGGAGATTGGCGATACTTCGATAGGCATTCCGTGGGAGCTTGATCTGGAACAGGTCATGCAGCTTGAGCCTGATTTGATCATCTATAGCGTTCCTGATGCTTACGATAAATTAAGCCAAATTGCCCCTACAATTACTGTGGAGAATTTATACGCAAATCCTGATCTTAATCGTATCGTAAAGATTGGCGATTTTGTCGGACGCAAAGAGAAAGCAGAACAGCTATACAATGAGTTGCTAGCCCTGATTGCGGAAATTAAACAAGACCTGGTTAACCATGAATTGACAGATAAGTCGGTTGTTCTTATGGAGCAGACAAACCAAGGCGGTATATCCATCTTTGGGAATAACTACGGCAGAGGCGGAGAGTTGCTATACAATCATCTGGGCATGAAAGCGCCACAACGAGTGCTGGATGATATTATTAACCATCCTGATGATCCAAAGTATCGGGAAGTATCATTGGAAGTGCTTCATGAATACCAGGGTGAATTTATTTTTACTGGCAGCCGAACGGCTGAAGCTTTAAGCGGTAATCCGCTTTGGGAAAATCTCGAAGCTGTGAAAGCAGGCAGAGTGATCATCGTAGATGAAGGTATGTTTTGGTTTAATGATTATTTATCACTGGATGCCCAGTTGAAGTATATACAAAAGGAACTGTTGGCGCATGCTGAAAAGTAAGACCCAGTGAACGAAAAATTCCGCATAGTCTGACAGACGATGATAAGAGGAGTGAATGATGATTCAACCAGCCAGGGAAGCAAATGAAGGGTTCAGTTCTGACCAGATAGACAAGATGGCACAACTATGGGCTCGTTCGCTCATCACATTGGTTGACGTGCGGTTGAGTCACATCCACTCTGAGTCTCCATTACTCAACTATCGCATGCCAACCAGTATCCAGATATTTATTAGCGGTGCAATGGCTAATGTGCAATTAAATCATACGGTCTATGCGGTAGATCGTTTTGCCGTGTTTCATGGCGGCAAGGGTACAAAGCTCAGCATATGGGCGCTAGACGGTTCTGTTGATGTGTTCATGGTGCTATACAAAGCAGAGCTGCCAGCCAAGCGGAGTGAAGAGGTGCACTGCTTGATGGAGCAAATCAACCCCTTTCAACAGCAGTTTGGTTGTGTCCCAAGCAATCCGATTATGCTCAAGAGCTTGTTTCAACAGATGTTCGATCATTGGCTGCTTGTGTCACCATTGGAGCAGTTACATGCCAAAACTTTGTTATATCAATCGGTTCGTGAGATCTACAATGATTTGCGTACCGATCGCTTGAAGCTATTACAGCCCGACCCCGTGAGTTCAACCAAGCGTTATTTGGACGAACAATATATGAATCCTGTGCTTTTTGAAGAAATAGCCGATATGTTTGCTATAAGCAGAGGGCAATTGACGCGGCTGTTTAAAAGAAGATTCGGGATGAGTCTGCAGGAGTATGTGACGTTGAAGCGGCTTAAAGCAGCCTCTGAGGGATTGCTTTACAGCAATGCAACGATCAAGGAAGTAGCGATGAGCTGTGGCATGGTGGAGGAGCTTAACTTAATACGTTTATTTAAAAAATATTATCGGATGACGCCAAGCGAATATCGGAACAAAAAGATAGCCGCGATGCACGATTATGATATTGATAACCATTCTCAACATCTCTACAATGGAAAAGGGCTAGAGGATATAGTCGAAATTCATAGAGATGGGGATTACAGTATGCTTCAAGAACTGAAGAGCAAGGAGTTTATTGTCGCTGCAATGATGTGTCTTATGATGTTGTTATCAGCGTGCTCATCATCGACGTCAACGAATCAGAATGAAGCGGCAATTGCAGAGTCGAAGGGGAACGAAACAAACAACGAAACAAGAACGATAAGCACGGTGCGGGGTGATATCGAGGTGCCTGTAAATCCGCAGCGTGTTGTCGTGCAATATTTAATGGGCGATGTAGTCGCTCTCGGCATTAAGCCGGTTGGTATTTCGGACGTCTACGATGGCGCGGCCTTTGCCGAGCAGGTATCTGATATTACTGTTCTGGAATGGATGCCTGATTGGGACGGGGAAGATGTGATGAAACTGCAGCCGGATCTTATTATTGTTATTGGTGAGGATTATGTGGATAAGCTTTCCAAAATTGCGCCTACGGTGTTAGTGCCGTTGATTGATATGACACAGGATGAGCGGATTACATTTATGGGCGAGGTGTTGAACAGGCAGGAAGCTGCGGCTGCAGCGATTGAGGAGTATAAAGAGACGGTAGAGACGGCTAAGTCGAACCTGAAGCAGGCTGGTTTTGACAATTATTCGGTATCTGTCTTTGAAGGAGGCTCCGATGCAACCATGTTTGTCTTTGGTGACAAATTTGGTGCGGGAAGTGTCGTTTACGCCTCATTGGGTCTGCGTGCGCCCGAGACTGTTCAGACTGCTATTCTGGATAAAGGGATTTCCAAACAAGGCTTGTCTTTTGAAGTATTGGCTAATTATAGCGGCGACTTTATTATTCGCAATAGCTATGAAGGAATGGTTGATTTATCTGACGATGCGATCTGGAACTCGCTGGAGGCTGTCCAGAATAATCGTGTCATTGAGATTAAATTTGGGTTGAATTTTTATACAGACATTTATTCGACTATCGCTCAAATTAAAACGGTCTCATCAGAATTGCTGCGACGGTTGGAAGAGACTAAAAATTAAAGGGAAATCGTGATGACGAACAAACTGCAGGCAAAGCCTCATGGGGCAATCAAATTTACATTTTATATCGTGATCGGGCTTGGATTGACGGTTCTCATGTCGGCGTTGTCGATTAGCTTCGGCGCCGCCGATATGAGAATAGCGACTGCTTGGGAAGCTATATTCCGTTTTGATCCAACGCTAACAGAACACCAGATTATACAAACGATGCGGCTCCCGCGCACGGTAGCCGATCTCATGGTCGGATGCAGCCTGGCGGTGTGCGGCGCGATTATGCAAGGGACAACACGCAATCCGCTTGCAGATTCGGGGCTGATGGGGATCAGCTCAGGAGCTGCTTTTGCGATAGCGCTGTGCCTGGCCTTTTTGCCAGGCTACACGTATGGACAGATGATGCTGTTTGCTTGTCTCGGTGCTGCTCTGGCAACCGGGATGACGTATTTTATCGCTTCATTGGGCAGGAGAGGGATGACTCCTCAGCGGTTGGTACTGGCCGGTTTGTCCATTTCCATGCTATTCAGCGCGCTCAGTCAATATTTGGCGATCAATTACAATCTGGGGCGTGCGCTTGCATTCTGGACAGCAGGGAGCACAGCAGGGGCGAAGTGGGGAGAATTACTCCTGATCTTCCCGTTGTTTATTGGTGGTGTACTGCTTGCGTTGGCTCTTTCGCCATCGGTCACCGTACTTAGTATGGGGGAGGATGTAGCTGGAGGGCTCGGGATTCGCAGTGGTTTGATCAAGGGGCTGTCAACTATTGTTGTGCTGGTTCTTACGGGACTTGCCGTCGTTGTCGTTGGGCCTGTCGGTTTTGTCGGGTTGATCACACCGCATATTGTGCGCTATATGGTCGGTGTCGATTATCGCTACATTATTCCTGCCGCTGCGCTGTATGGAGCGTTGCTGACGGTTTCGGCCGACTTGGCCGGGCGGCTTGTCAATAAACCGTTCGAGACGCCAATCGGCATTATTTTCTCCATTATTGGTGTTCCGTACTTCCTCTTTTTGGCACGCAGGCAAAGGAGGGAGTTTGAATGAGCAAGCAGCGATTTAGCATGCAGCGCGGCATCTTCGTCAATGTACTGCTCTTGGTGATGATTTTTGTTATTGCTGCCATCAGTGTGAACTCTGGGAAAATGAACGTAACTCCGATAGAGGTGCTTCATGTGCTGCTTGGAAACGGCACGGATCAGCAAAATTTGATTGTGTTGGATTTTCGTTTGCCGCGTATCGTGCTGGCGATTTTGGTCGGCCTCGGGATGGGAGCCTCCGGAGTCGTGATGCAGAGCTTGCTGCGCAACGATATGGCCAGTCCAGGGACATTGGGCATTAGCTCGGGATCGAGCTTGTTCGTCTTGTTATTTGTCGTGTACATCGCATCTGTCGGTACGAGTTCATTTATTTTGTTGCCTCTGCTGGCCTTTGTGGGGGGCATGCTGGCGGCCGGGATGATATTTTTACTTTCATATCAGCGCGGGCGAGCGATTTCACCGATTGGCTTGATTATGACGGGAGTCGCGCTAGGCAGCGGCTACGGGGCGTTGACTACCTTTTTGACACTGAAGCTTGACGATAGCCAGATGAATTTTATGCTGCGCTGGCTGGCGGGCAGCTTGTGGGGAGACGATTGGCGGTATATTTCCATTTTGACTCCATGGATCTTCATCTTGCTGGCTTATATTTTTTACAAGGCGCGCATGCTCAACACGCTCAATCTTGGCAACCAGACGGCAGAAGGGCTGGGACTTGCGGTGAAGCCGGAGTTTCTGGGGTTGTCGATTGCGGCAGTGGCGCTGTCTTCAGGCAGTGTTGCTTTGGGCGGCAGCTTTTTCTTTATTGGCTTGATTGCTCCCCATCTGGCGCGCAGGCTTGTAGGGCCGGATCATAAGTTGTTAATTCCGGCGGCCAGCTTGACCGGGGGCTTGATTGTCGTGTTGTCCGATACGATTACGCGCACGATCAGTCTGGGGGGAGACGTGCCGACGGGAATCATGATTACGATCATCAGTGTGCCGTATTTTCTCTATTTATTAGCGAAGGCGAATTAAGGTGTGTTTCAAAGCATCGTTAGAACGGGATAAGGAGGCTGCTATGAATTGTCTTACAGCAAACAAAATCGATATTGCTTACAATGATACATTGATTGTCAAAGCATTGGATTTGCAGGTTCCCAAAGGGCAGATTACATCCATCATTGGTCCAAACGGCTGTGGCAAGTCAACCGTCCTCAAAGCTGTAGGACGACTGCTCAAGACGAAAAAGGGAAGCGTCTATTTAAACGGTGACGACATCCAAAAGCTGTCTACAAAAGAAGTCGCTAAGCAAATGGCCATTTTGCCGCAGACGCCAACCGCTCCCAGTGGCTTGACGGTGGGGCAATTGGTGGCATATGGGCGGTTTCCGCACCAGCGGGGGTTTGGCAAGCTAAGCAAAGAGGACAAGCAGATTGTTGCTTGGGCCTTGTCGGTGACGCAGCTTGCCGAGTTCGAGCATCGCGAGGTCGATACGCTTTCTGGCGGGCAGCGTCAACGGGTATGGATTGCGATGGCACTGGCGCAACAGACCGATTTGATTTTACTCGATGAACCTACGACTTACCTGGATTTGGCGCACCAACTGGAAGTGCTGGAGCTGCTATATGAATTGAATCGCAAGCAGCAGGTAACGATTGTGATGGTGCTGCATGATTTGAACCTGGCGGCACGCTTCTCCGATTATATGGTAGCCATGCGCAGTGGTCAGGTGATGAAGCAGGGCACCTCTCAACAGGTGATGACAACGGAGACATTGCGCGCGGTGTTTGGCATCGAAGCGGATATTATGCAAGAGCCGCGAACCGGGCGGCCAGTGTATGTGACGTATCAGTTGCTGCGTGATGAGGGTCGCAAAATAGAAAAGGCGGAGCATCTCCACACATTCATAAGAGAGCAGGAGGCGGTAGCGACATGAAAATAACTTGGCTCGTCCTTACGGGCGCACGCAAATATTGGCTGCAGTACAGCCTGGGCTTTATTGGCCTTGCAATCGCTACGGTTGCGGGTTTTTACTTGCCCTGGGCGCTGCGTACCTTAACCCAGTTAGCGATGGAAGGCACCGCTAGTTTTGCCGCAGAGGCGCTTACGATCGGCTTGCTGCTGTTAGGAGCAACCACGCTGCAAGCGATAGGCACCTCTTTGTCTGGGTATATGAATCACTATACTGCACTTCATTGTGTAGCTGACTTGCGCACACGCTTGTATCGCAAATATCAGCAAATGAGTTTGCGCTATTTTAACCGCAGCAGAACGGGCGATTTGACGGGGCGTGTCGTCAATGACGCAATGGAGGCGGAAATTTTTATTGCTCACGTCATTCCTGAGTTTGTCGTCAATGGTTTAACTTTTGTTGGTGTCGGAATTCTGCTCCTGACGATTAATGTAAAGCTGGCGCTAATCAGTTTAATTACGATACCGATATTACTTGCGATTACGGTGTGGCAAAGCCGGTTTCTGGCACCGCTATGGGGAGAAAACTCCAAGGCACGGGGAGAGATATCCGGTAAAGTGCAGGAAAACCTGTCGGGGATGAAGGAAATTCAAATCTTCAACCGTCAAGAAGAAGAACAACGAAGAGTCCATCACCTGGCCTTGAAGCATACAAAAACGTATTTGCGAGCCAGTAAATATTATGAAACATCAGTACCGTTGCTCGCTTTTGTGACGGCGCTGGGAACCGTATTCGTTGTTATTTTTGGCGGTCGCCTGGTCAGCACGGGAGAAGTGACGATTGCGGATATTGTCGGTTTTATTGCCTATCTGGGCATGTTCTATGGCCCTGTGAAGTCATTCTCGGGATTGGTCGAGATGGCCGGACGCGCTGCTGCGGGGCTTCGCCGGGTGTATGAGGTGCTGGACGAAGAAGAGGATGTGAAGGAAAAGCGTCATGCATCGACCTTGCCGCGCGTACAAGGACAGATCACATTTCAGCAGGTGACGTTCTCGCATCAGGACGGATCTCCTATACTGGAGAAGTTGAATCTGACGATCGAGCCGGGACGCACGGTGGCGTTGGTGGGGACAACTGGTGTGGGCAAAACGACGCTGGTTAGTCTGGTGAATCGTTTTTATGATCCACAAGAAGGTTCGATCCTGATGGATGGTACGGATATTCGTGATGTTACGCTCCATAGCTTGCGCAATAATATATCGATGGTGCTGCAGGATACGTTCTTGTTTGACGGCTCGGTGTACGACAATATTGCGTATGGCTGGCAGGATGCGAGCCGTGAAGCTGTGCTCGCTGCTGCAAAGGCCGCAAAAGCCCATGACTTTATTGTGCAAATGGAACAGGGCTACGATACGATCATCGGGGAGCGCGGTGTGCGTCTGTCTGGCGGACAGAAGCAGCGGTTATCTATTGCACGGGCGATTTTGCGCAATGCCCCGGTCCTGATCCTGGATGAGGCGACGTCAGCTTTGGATACGAAGACGGAGCAGGAGATTCAGCAGGCGCTCGATGAAATCTCGAAAGATCGCACGACATTGGTGATTGCGCACCGTTTGTCGACCATACGTCATGCTGATCTGATTGTCGTTCTTGAAGGGACAGGCATTGCTGAAATGGGTACGCACGAGGAGTTATTGCAACGCAGCGGGACGTATGCGAAATTGTATTCGGCACAGGCATCGTAGAAAGAGGAGGAGAAAATCATGAACGCAGAATTAGAGCTTTACGATCTAACGATTATTGGCGGCGGTCCGGCAGGACTCTATGCTGCCTTCTACAGCGGCATGCGCGATATGAAGGTGAAGCTAATTGAGGCGAAGGAGGAATTGGGTGGACGGCTGCTGCTTTACCCGGAGAAGATGATCTGGGATGTGGGCGGCGTCACGCCGATTCGCTGCGAGCAGTTGATTCGACAGTTGATTCAACAGGCGAATACCTTCGAGCCCACGATTGTACTCGGACAGCAGATCAGCCATATGGAGCGGCTGGCGGATGGCACCATGATGGTGACATCAGAAAGCGGCGAGCGACATCATACACGCACCCTCATCCTGGCACTCGGCTATGGGGTATTGAAGATGGCCAAGCTGGACATCGAAGGAGCGGATCGCTATGAGTTGACTAACCTGCACTACACCGTGCAGGAATTGGAGCATTTTAGAGACAAACGTGTGTTGATCTCAGGCGGCGGTGACTCGGCTGTGGATTGGGCCAATGAGTTGGAGTCGATCGCAGCTAGTGTGACGGTTGTTCATAGACGGGAGCATTTCGGCGGCCATGAGAAGAACGTGAGGCGCATGAAGGAATCGACGGTGGATGTTCGCACCCCATATGCGTTATCCCAATTGTACGGGAATGAGGCCGGTGATGCGATTGAGGCGGTAAGCATCGCTTTGGTAAATGCGCAAGGAGAATTAGAGGGTGACACGGAGTGGCTGGAGGTAGACGAGGTGATCGTGAACCACGGCTTGCGCGGCGATTTTGGTTCAATTAAAGACTGGGGGATGGTGATGGGGGAATGGGATATTCCCGTCAATGAAAAGTTGTCCTCGAATCTGCCCGGGATCTTTGTTGCTGGTGACACCGCCGACTATGTCACCAAGGTTCGGCTGATTGCCGGGGCATTCACCGATGCAGTTCTTGCCGTAAACAATGCCAAGAAATACATGGATCCGGAAGCAAGCGGGATGGCGAGAGTATCCTCGCATAACAGCATCTTTAAGGAAAAGAACAAGGCTTTGGGAGTGTCAGAGGAAGATTCATAACATCTTTTAGGGCCTGTCTTCAAACCAGCTCAAGGACATCGGTAAAATCTACTCCAGCCGGATAGTGAAGACACGCCCTAGAATTTCAGTACAGTAGCAAAAACTAATTCCATTATATGTAAATAAAATCCCGAAGGTTGCCAACAAATCGATGATGGCTCACAAATTGTATTCCCCAATCTCCCACACCATCGATCTACTGGATATGAGCGGGTTCAATATCTGCTGCTGTAGCGTCGGTAACAACAACAGCCTTAGTTCGGGCGCGCCCGGACTAAGGCTGTGTGTTCTGTTACAGACACTTGCCGTTCACTGCAGCGCCAGATTGTGCTCAATCAGCTCGATGCGCTGAGCGACAGAGGCGAAGGAGCGCATCGCGTCCTGTGGTGTATGCAGCACATAATCTAGCAGTCGGTCGACGCTTGTTGACGCAACATGAATGCGGGTATCCGAAGAGGCATAGTAGATATACACTTCACCGTTATCGGCTGCAATGACGCCGTTGCAGAAGACGACATTGGAGACATCGCCGATTCGCTCGTCGCCCTCGGGTGCAATCAGATAGCCGCCAGGCCGATGGGTGACATGATAGGGCTTCTCCAGATCGGAGAGGAAGGCGTAGAGCACATAACGCAGTCCTGCTGCTGTATTTCTGACTCCGTGGGCGATGTGCAGCCAGCCGCGCTTCGTTTTGATTGGCGCCGGCCCCTGGCCGTTCTTTACTTCTTTGATTGTATGATAATACCGTTCGTCGATGATCATCTCCTTGTCAATCACCGCATGCTCGATGGAGGCGGACAGTCCCCAGCCGATGCCGCCGCCCGAGCCGGTGTCAATGAAGCCATCCTGCGGACGTGTATAGAAGGCATAGTGTCCGTCGACGAATTCCGGGTGCAGCACGACGTTGCGCTGCTGAGCGGACGCTGTCTTCAGATCATCGAGGCGCTCCCAGCTTGTCAGATCCTTGGTGCGAGCGATGCCGCATTGGGCGATAGCGCTGGACAGATCTCCCGGAACTGCGTCCGGGTCCTTGCGCTCGGTGCAGAACAGGCCGTAGATCCAGCCATCCTCATGTGCTACCAGGCGCATATCGTAGACATTCGTATCGGGAACCTCCGTCTCTGGCAGAACGACCGGACGGTCCCAGAAGCGGAAGCCGTCTACGCCGTTATCACTTTCAGCAACCGCAAAAAATGATTTCCGGTCAGCGCCTTCCACACGGGCTATCAGATAAAATTTCCCGTTTAAAGAGATGGCTCCGGGATTAAAAACCGCGTTAACCCCAATCCGTTCGGAGAAATAAGGGTTCGTTGCCGGGTCGAAATCATATTTCCAGATCAGCGGAGCGTGCGCTGCTGTCAATACAGGATAGTGATACCGGTCATAGACTCCGTTTCCGGCAGGAACGATGTCATTGCGGCGGGCAATAAGCGACTCGTATTGCTCTGTCAGAAGCTGTTTTCTTTGTTCAAAAATCCCCATATGAACTCCCTCGCTTTATGATGGTATAAGGCATGCTAGGCCAAGCGCTCCAGCAATTCCAGACAGGCTCTGCTGTTATGATAAGGGCACTTCCAGGCGCTGACCTTGGGCTCATGCGGCAGCGGCCTGCCTGCCTGATCTACTCCCCAGTGCCATTCGCCGTCCGCCTTATCGACAATGTATGTCTTGATAAAATGCCAGGCGTTCAGCGCGGCGGTCCTGTAAGACGCATTGCCGGATAACTGGTAAGCATTGTAGAACCCGACCATTGCTTCCGCTTGCGGCCACCAGTCTTTGTTCGCATCGGTCAGACCGCCGCCGTCAGCCTCGTTCCAGATGCCGCCGTCGTTGTCGGTACCGTTCTCATAGACAGCCTGAGCCATATCCACAGCGACTCGTCTGACTCTGTCCAGCAGCTCATGGTCGCCGAGCACCTCTGCGGCCTCCACGAGCAGCCAGCTTCCCTCGATGTCGTGCCCGTAGGAGACATGATCGCTTTTTACCTCCCAATCCTCTCCGAAAAAGAGCCGGAAGCCGTGCTGATCGGGATCAATAATGTGCTGGAGCGTAAGTTGAATTAATTCACTCAAGCTATTCCGCAGCTCATCGGATGTCCAGACGCGGTACAGATTCGTATAGGCCTCCATCACATGGAGATGTGTATTCATCGATTTCTTTTCGTTCAAGTCCTTATCGCTGAGGCTGAGGTTCGCAGTCGGCTTCCAGTCACGTGACAGCGCCTCGATGTAGCCCTGATGAACCTGATCATGCGCATGCTGCTCAAGCAGCCGGTAGACGGCAATGGCTGTCTGGAGGGCGTCGTCTGTCTGGAAGGCGCGGTAATACTCTGTAAGGGCATAGATTACGAAGGATTGGCCGTAGACCTGCTTTTTTAACTCAGACGGTTTTCCTGCATAATCGACACTCCAGTAAAAACCGCCATACTCCTTGTCCTGAAAGTGTTTCATTATATACCTGTAGGAGCGCTCGGCAATTTCCGCGTAGTTCACTTCTGGGAAATAACGGTAGGCGGCAGAGAAGGTCCACAAAATACGGGCATTCAGCACAAGCCCCTTGTCCGACGCGGCACGTATCTCCATCTGATGATTAATCTCGCCGATGAAGCCGCCGTGGCTGGTGTCGGTCGTCCGGCTGATCCAGAAGGGGAGAATGTTCTCCAGAAGCTCCGCCCGCAGCTCATCCGACCATTGCTTGTTATCCACCTTGAATCCTCTCCTTCTGCAGATGGGGTGAAAGCTGACTTGTGAAAACCTTGCACTTATCTAGATTCAATAGACAACACCTCGAAATGAATGAATGGGCGGATGATTGTCTTCTGAAGGAAGGGGAAAGCACGCCGCCTAAATTTAATATACGAGATAAAGGTTAAGTTATCAATACAAATTACTTAATAAAACAAAAACGTTAACCTAATTTATAAACTAAATTAAGTTAATGTTTTTGTTTTCACTGCTGTTTCTTCGGTTATCCCAGCTTTTTGACCGAATCGCGGTAAATAATGTTTCCTGGAATGAGCACACGGCCGTTCTGACGGCTGGAGCCGGCTATTTTCTCCATAATGAACTTTACCGTCGTTTCCGCCATCAGGCTTACATCCACTTCAACGGTTGTCAATTGGGGGTTGAGCAAGGTGGCGTACACATCATTATCGAAGCCAACGACCGAGCAGTCATCAGGTACGTGGTAGCCGTCTGCAGTAAGACGCTCATAGAGGTTATAGGCTACCTGGTCGCAGTTGCAGACAAAGGCTGTCGGCATCTTATCGGGAAGTTCAATGTTGATAAACACTCCGCGCTCGTCGCGGTCATTCAGAATGAGCCGATCCTCCAGAGCAAGTCCATGCTCAAGCAAAGACTTGTAATAACCGAGGAAGCGATCCTGAATGCTGCTTGTCGAATAAATATTGCCGACGTAAGCGATCTCGCGATGCCCCATCCGCAGCAGATAGTTCGTTAGCTCGTATGCACCGTAGAAATTATCGGTGACAATGGAGTCGATCTCGGCATGCTCGTCGTAAAAATCAAGGAACAGCTTGGGCAATTTCATTTTTTGGACGGTCTCGATATAAGGCTTGCTGACCTGACCCAGAATAACGATGCCGTCCACCTTGCTCTCGTTGTAAATTCTCGGAAAGTTGAGCTGCTCCTCATCCTCATTGCTCAAAATATTGAGGATGCCAAAGTAACCGAACCGATCAAGATGCAGCGAAATTTGCTGATACACACGCATATAGAAAGAATCATTAATGCCGGTAAACCGTTGCGGGATCATAACCCCGACGTTATAAGACAGCCCTTCCTTAATTGTTTTGGCTGCAGAGTTATATCTATAACCAAGCTCGTCGGCAACCTTTTTGATTTTGAGCTTCAGGCTGTCGCTGACGCCTTCCTTATCGCTTAACGCCTTGGATACCGTAACGCTGCTGACTCCTAGCGTATTTGCGATATCTTTCATCGTAATGTTGTTTTTCATCCTATCTATTCACCATCCCAGAAATGTAGATTAAAGCGGAATCAGCAAGTTATTCAGCCACTAGGGTGTGTATGCAAACTCCGCAAGGAGCAGATGTTGCCGAATTTTCGTTCCATGCCAGGCGCTTTTTCGCAGGCGTACCGGGGTACGCCTGCGAAAAGCAACGCAGCAGGGAGCGAAAAGGCGGGGATAGATGCCCTTATGCGGGTTTGCATACACGCCCTAGTATACAACTAAGCTAACAGGAGATAAAGTATTTTCAGTGCTTAACAAAAGTCTAAATGGGAGAGAACTTAAATAAATATTGACAAGGAAGCGTCTTCAAAATAGACTGTAGTAGTAATTTATCGATAACTTAATAAAATTAAGAGAGGGGATTAAGCGGAATGACAAAAAGAAAGCTTGCTATCGGTTTCTTGTCATTAAATTTGTTTGCTGCTGTACTCGCCGGTTGCTCAGGAAATAACAATGGCAGCATTGCTCCCGTAGCGGGGACCAATAACAGCGGAAGCGAAGCGAACGCTTCAGGACCATCCGGTGAGATTACAGTCATTACCCAAAGAACGGATATTGTTGATACGGTATTTAAGGATTATGCAACCGAATTCAATAAAACCTACCCGGATGTAAAGGTGAAGTTTCAAGCGCTTTCCGATTATGAAGGTCAAATTACAGTCCGTATGAATTCCAAGGATTACGGTGATGTACTGCTGCTGCCGACGAGCATACCTCTGGCGGATACACCGGAATTTTTTGAGCCGCTTGGCAGCTTTGACGAGCTGAGCAAGGAATACATCGGTCTGGAGGAGCGCACAGTTGACGGGCAAGCCTATGGCATCCCTCTGGCCGTCAATTTCTCCGGCGTCTTGTATAACAAAAAGGTATTCGAGGATGCAGGAGTCACGAAGGCGCCGCGTACACCGGATGAGTTCCTCGCAGCGCTGAAGGCTATCAAGGAAAAGGGAGACGCTATTCCGCTGTACACCAACTATGCGGACAGTTGGCCGCTTACCCAGTGGGAAGCCGTGCTGACCACAGTAGCTGGCCGTGTGGATTATGTCAATATCGAGCAGCCAAACACAGATGATAACTTTGTGGCGGGACAGCCGCATTATGAGCTGTATAAGTTAATGTATGATGCAGCTAAGGAAGGTCTGATCGAGCCTGACCCGACGACGACAAACTGGGAATCCTCAAAGGCGGATATGGCTAACGGCAAAATCGGGGCGATGGTGCTGGGCTCCTGGGCGATCGGCCAGGTACAGGGCCTTGCAGCGAATAAAGATCATATCGCATACATGCCATTCCCTACCAATGCACAGCAAGTCATCATGCCCTTGGCGGACGATTACATGCTGGGTATCAGCAAGTACAGCAAGAACAAGGA contains:
- a CDS encoding NAD(P)/FAD-dependent oxidoreductase: MNAELELYDLTIIGGGPAGLYAAFYSGMRDMKVKLIEAKEELGGRLLLYPEKMIWDVGGVTPIRCEQLIRQLIQQANTFEPTIVLGQQISHMERLADGTMMVTSESGERHHTRTLILALGYGVLKMAKLDIEGADRYELTNLHYTVQELEHFRDKRVLISGGGDSAVDWANELESIAASVTVVHRREHFGGHEKNVRRMKESTVDVRTPYALSQLYGNEAGDAIEAVSIALVNAQGELEGDTEWLEVDEVIVNHGLRGDFGSIKDWGMVMGEWDIPVNEKLSSNLPGIFVAGDTADYVTKVRLIAGAFTDAVLAVNNAKKYMDPEASGMARVSSHNSIFKEKNKALGVSEEDS
- a CDS encoding substrate-binding domain-containing protein, which codes for MKNNITMKDIANTLGVSSVTVSKALSDKEGVSDSLKLKIKKVADELGYRYNSAAKTIKEGLSYNVGVMIPQRFTGINDSFYMRVYQQISLHLDRFGYFGILNILSNEDEEQLNFPRIYNESKVDGIVILGQVSKPYIETVQKMKLPKLFLDFYDEHAEIDSIVTDNFYGAYELTNYLLRMGHREIAYVGNIYSTSSIQDRFLGYYKSLLEHGLALEDRLILNDRDERGVFINIELPDKMPTAFVCNCDQVAYNLYERLTADGYHVPDDCSVVGFDNDVYATLLNPQLTTVEVDVSLMAETTVKFIMEKIAGSSRQNGRVLIPGNIIYRDSVKKLG
- a CDS encoding ABC transporter ATP-binding protein, which produces MKITWLVLTGARKYWLQYSLGFIGLAIATVAGFYLPWALRTLTQLAMEGTASFAAEALTIGLLLLGATTLQAIGTSLSGYMNHYTALHCVADLRTRLYRKYQQMSLRYFNRSRTGDLTGRVVNDAMEAEIFIAHVIPEFVVNGLTFVGVGILLLTINVKLALISLITIPILLAITVWQSRFLAPLWGENSKARGEISGKVQENLSGMKEIQIFNRQEEEQRRVHHLALKHTKTYLRASKYYETSVPLLAFVTALGTVFVVIFGGRLVSTGEVTIADIVGFIAYLGMFYGPVKSFSGLVEMAGRAAAGLRRVYEVLDEEEDVKEKRHASTLPRVQGQITFQQVTFSHQDGSPILEKLNLTIEPGRTVALVGTTGVGKTTLVSLVNRFYDPQEGSILMDGTDIRDVTLHSLRNNISMVLQDTFLFDGSVYDNIAYGWQDASREAVLAAAKAAKAHDFIVQMEQGYDTIIGERGVRLSGGQKQRLSIARAILRNAPVLILDEATSALDTKTEQEIQQALDEISKDRTTLVIAHRLSTIRHADLIVVLEGTGIAEMGTHEELLQRSGTYAKLYSAQAS
- a CDS encoding glycoside hydrolase family 130 protein — its product is MGIFEQRKQLLTEQYESLIARRNDIVPAGNGVYDRYHYPVLTAAHAPLIWKYDFDPATNPYFSERIGVNAVFNPGAISLNGKFYLIARVEGADRKSFFAVAESDNGVDGFRFWDRPVVLPETEVPDTNVYDMRLVAHEDGWIYGLFCTERKDPDAVPGDLSSAIAQCGIARTKDLTSWERLDDLKTASAQQRNVVLHPEFVDGHYAFYTRPQDGFIDTGSGGGIGWGLSASIEHAVIDKEMIIDERYYHTIKEVKNGQGPAPIKTKRGWLHIAHGVRNTAAGLRYVLYAFLSDLEKPYHVTHRPGGYLIAPEGDERIGDVSNVVFCNGVIAADNGEVYIYYASSDTRIHVASTSVDRLLDYVLHTPQDAMRSFASVAQRIELIEHNLALQ
- a CDS encoding AGE family epimerase/isomerase, which gives rise to MDNKQWSDELRAELLENILPFWISRTTDTSHGGFIGEINHQMEIRAASDKGLVLNARILWTFSAAYRYFPEVNYAEIAERSYRYIMKHFQDKEYGGFYWSVDYAGKPSELKKQVYGQSFVIYALTEYYRAFQTDDALQTAIAVYRLLEQHAHDQVHQGYIEALSRDWKPTANLSLSDKDLNEKKSMNTHLHVMEAYTNLYRVWTSDELRNSLSELIQLTLQHIIDPDQHGFRLFFGEDWEVKSDHVSYGHDIEGSWLLVEAAEVLGDHELLDRVRRVAVDMAQAVYENGTDNDGGIWNEADGGGLTDANKDWWPQAEAMVGFYNAYQLSGNASYRTAALNAWHFIKTYIVDKADGEWHWGVDQAGRPLPHEPKVSAWKCPYHNSRACLELLERLA